One Campylobacter concisus DNA window includes the following coding sequences:
- a CDS encoding RDD family protein, producing the protein MSMQIVEKLEKEEISLAPFSKRVLAYSIDECIVSFLFLIIYWDAFLSVMSYDEARNLTLNFFWQIVALKIIYHAFFVWYYGASLGQMLTKTMCINVEILDRPNFISSLVRAIFRLVSEACFYLGFAWAFANPARQTWQDKIAKTVVINA; encoded by the coding sequence ATGAGTATGCAGATAGTTGAAAAACTTGAAAAAGAAGAAATTTCGCTAGCGCCATTTTCAAAAAGAGTGCTAGCTTACTCAATTGATGAATGTATCGTTTCTTTTTTGTTTTTGATCATTTACTGGGATGCCTTTTTGTCGGTTATGAGCTATGATGAAGCCAGAAATTTGACTTTAAATTTCTTTTGGCAAATAGTCGCACTAAAGATTATTTATCATGCATTTTTTGTTTGGTATTATGGTGCGAGTCTTGGGCAAATGCTAACAAAGACGATGTGCATTAATGTAGAAATTTTAGATAGACCAAATTTTATTTCAAGCTTGGTAAGAGCGATTTTTAGGTTGGTTAGTGAAGCTTGTTTTTATCTTGGTTTTGCATGGGCATTTGCAAATCCAGCTAGGCAGACTTGGCAAGACAAAATAGCAAAAACAGTGGTGATAAATGCGTAA